The following is a genomic window from Macadamia integrifolia cultivar HAES 741 unplaced genomic scaffold, SCU_Mint_v3 scaffold_135A, whole genome shotgun sequence.
caatcacaagttctgggatagCTTGGATTTGTGccgaaaattcaacttctttccgaaagagaaaatatatttcTACTCATTacccgtaattcatcattgtcGAGGGGGAACAAAATTTGGGGTCTACAGAAGGTCCAAAAAGATACTATTGATCTAATGGTTATTGTTACATCCATCTGATTTATTCTTCCCTCCCATCTGTCCTGATTAGAATGTTCCACTTGTTTAGCCCTATTTTCGCCCTTACTCTGTATCACTTTTCTAAATCTTGATGAAGAGAAGGAATCTTGGAAAGGgatgatttttttatgtaaatgttAATTTTGGTGATGCCTTTGATCGAAATGTTAATTCTGGTTTTTCGATGTTGCCTTTGAATTCTGGTGTTGCAATGAGTTTATTTGACCTCATTGAGGAAGAAAATGGTACAAGACAATTTActtattttcatcttttcttgCAAATCtgtcacttcttttttttttttttttttgagaaacaggtttatcaaacacccaaaaatccaTTTCTAGGAAATGTAAATTTatgtttcttccatttctatgtccagaaaaaacagaaatgatGTCAAAGGTGCCTTAGTATAGCATCCCAAGATATAATGTCACCCTGGATACCTTAGTGTGCATGGCCAATCTATCATCTACATAATTAGTCTCATGATAACAATGGGAGATACGCCACAAGATATTGTCCAAATAACGTTTAAAAGACCACCATCTCTACCAACAAAAATCAAAGGATTTGGGGACCCTTGAGACGATGCCTTAGTAGAAATGATCTTATACAGTtggaattgaaggagttaaaagagctagaggcaaATTTAAAATGACTATAGGCGAAGTGGTGAATAATGTTATGCACATACTAGGTCTTGTCCCATGTATAACTTTGGATAGAGACTAGTactggagggctaggatcctcGTAGCCAACCCCACTTAGCTTAGATCTCCTGAGCTTGTTGGGTTGTTACCTCTTTCCTCTAACTCCGCTTTTTTTTATCTATATAATCAACCCCATTAAATCGAAATAAGGCTGaatttattgttattgttgatGCAATGAACAACTACTCAATCCATATATGAGAGATACCCATTTCCATTGCTATTTTAATCCCTACAAAGAAAGCTGCACATTTGACTAAAACATTAGTGGCAATTCCAAGATATACTGCAAAGAACTGCACTAGACAACCCAACTGATTTCTAAAAATCTCCACGTGATCCACTCTGGCCTGAGTTGCCAATAGAGTTGCCACTAAAGGAGGAATCCTACGAACCTCTTTAATCACTCTAGCAGGAGAGGAAGTAGAGATCCCCCATTCCTGACAGCATTAGATTTCTCAGAGGAATTTTCAAGGGGCGCAATAGTTGCGGAATCCTAAATATTATGGATCATAGAATTAATAATCATGCTAGGCTTTTGACAATCATTTTCAATTCTTCGACGATTACATGAACTAttaaatgatgataaggtggtGAGAAGTCATCAAGAATATTGCATTGTTGGGAACGAATGCATTACCATGAGGAGGAAACCAAGCAAACAGTATGAGAAATTTAATGTTGTTCATCACGAATGTTTATATCCACCCGAGAGAACTAAAGATTTTTCactaaacttaaaaaaaaaaaaaaaaaaaaaaaaaaaaaaaaaaaactctttgcATCATTCGACCTCACAAAGTGAAATTTCCTTTGTTTATGTGTAGGGTATTCAATacaaaaacaatatataaaaccTTAAAATGTGAATCCTCGTAAAATTACAATTTTACTCCTATACATGTGATGAATCCAAAACTCAATTCAATCACAAATACAAATTCAATTATAATTATATGGGCTCACAGAATATTAAACACACTTAATCCTAATACGCATGTTAGATCTGCgcggatctttttttttttctataaatgtATTTTAATTTATGAGAAAAAATTTAATGCACAACCATTATTTGAGACAAACGATGACACAATTGTCTCCATGAAGCCAGGACCGACTGTGTATAGAAGCTTTGgctcaaaattatttttcttatcattATTATAATCTAGACTACTAGTACGGcaatataaaacaaaaatccACACAGTCATTTCAACATTTGAAATTTCTATTCAGAGCGACATTTAGGTCAAGTTTCAATTTGAACAGGGGTGAGAAGGTGTCAAGCCTCAATTGGAggagaagagggggaggggtgaGAAGTCAACAATTGATTCCTTCGATGTCTTGTAACGACTATAAACTTTTGACTACTGAATGATCTTAATGTGGCACTACCTGTTCCTTATAAGATCCAAATCCTCTTTAACATACCAGACACCTCATGGGACATTAAACAATTGGGAGGCACTTAATGTTATGCCAGGACTCATGACACACGAGAGAATTTAGTCCTTCACGTTTGGGGCATTAATCCGGAcaccattttcatttttgggtaaAGCAAGACATGTGCTATATACCTTGATGTCCATTACTTTTAAAAGAGGGCAGAAATTTAGACATCAACATGTTGGTTTCATACACCTTGATGCCGCAAGACACTAAAGGAACGGGCTATTtacatgtttttttctttcctatcttGTCTAACTCATCTAACTGCCCAATGGGATTTGTAACTGCCACCGACCTTATAAGCAAGCAACTGTTCACAAACCCTAATTAAACTCCACGTGGctataaattatatataaaacacaccacacaccacaccacaccccacaccccctACCCTGACCAGAGGATCCACATTTCTCTTGCAACAATCTAATGGATTCAGATGAATTCATCACTGTTATGACCTCTTCTCTATCATTCGCCTCTACTTCTACTTCATCACCTTCACCTTTACCTTCACCTGCACCTGaatctcctcctcctcatcctcttcctcttcttgtggTCAGACCTTGTGGTGCTTGTAAGGGCCTCCGTCGACGATGTGTAACAACATGCCTCTTGGCACCATACTTTCCTCCAACTCAACCCCTCAAGTTCTTGGCTGTTCACAGGGTGTTTGGAGCTTGCACTGTCTCCAAGTTCTTGCAGGTAAGCTAATTCAGGTcgttgttgatggcaatgctaaGGTGGAGCTTAAAGTCCCTTCTATTTCTTTATATTTGTTGTGATCGTCTAAGTATTTCTGGACGCTTTCTTTGTACATTCCCTTATTctgatatattttttcatttgttgattCGTAGCAAAAAAAAGCTACTTCAGGTCGTTCATTATCCGTTATATTGATCTTATGTGAATTTCTATCATAAACTTGTGAATTCAGGGAATTCCGGAGTCTCGAAGGGCTGATGCAGTGGATAGTATGGTCTACGAGGCGACCATAAGGATTAGAGATCCAGTGTATGGGTGTGCAGGTGTAATTTCCAATCTGCAGAAACTCATAAAACAGCTTCAGATGGAGTTGGCTACTACAAAGGCTCAACTTCTTATTATAACATCTCAACAGGAGAACCTACCAGAGACCAGTACATGCATGGAAATGAAAGAAGCTGATCAACTGCCCACATTGCAACAACCCTCATTGGAAGACTTCATGTCCTGTGCTACTCCTTACTCCTTTCAGAATTGCGAAAACTTCTTATGGGACAACTCATTCCTTCCTTTGGATGACACAAATAATGGAGGAATTTAGTTACCCTTTCTCAAAGATTTAAATATTGTTTGAATGGtaacaaagagggggaaaattTTTCAGAGAGTTTTATGTTAACCAACTCAGGTTTGATTCAAGCTAATTAATTGTGTCTTCCTTTGTTACGGATCTATGCCTTTaagctgctttttttttctgtgactCATCTACCTTTTCtacattttatttcattaataaagctgttagatcaaacaccaagaaacacgaataataaagagacaatagatccgtacgacacagagatttaacgaggttcacacaccaaggtggtgagctacgtcctcgggtgaagaagaaaatgattcactatgcagaagagagattacaccctagcaacggcgaggaaaaactcgccctgaaaccctagctgcgtgaaaaccctagaatacaatgactttctcaacaagcaacagtacattatatatactccaaaatcgtgggtcgacccatcgggtcgcggtcgatccgatcgaaccataccACGGGACCGTAGCCCccacacccccatacgagatcagtgatgggctctggGCTTGAGCCTATCGGCTcaacccctttgcttccatcacagatctcagaaaaattctcattcgggtcgccaccaaaatatatcggatcgggtcaatcttcaaaacgggtcaaaaattcgagacaaacttaacaaaagcaaatttcttttttctttttctgaaaaggaaaaaggggatataaataaagaagaagaaagggaaaaaaaaaagactcaagAGAGTGGCTTAGAATCCTAGCATTCCTTTCATTCCATAAGTgataaatagtttttttttttttctcctttttctgaaaaggaaaaaggggatataaataaagaagaagaagaagaaaaaaaaagactcaagGGAGTGGCTTAGAATCCTAGCATTCCTTTCATTCCATAAGTGATAAATAGTAGAACAAAATGCATGATACTCAATTCTGCCATGTCTGAATCTCACCATAGATGATCTGCGTTAATATTCAACATAATACCATGTGGGTGCTAAGAATCTAACAACAGCTTAGTGTTTTGGCAATTTCTGATCTACAACATTTGAAATTAGAGCTAgtcgaaaaaaataaaatgtggtTGGTAAAACTTCCAAATTTGTGATTTTAAGGGAAAACTCTTTAAACATCCATGCAACTGAGATGAAGACAAGACTGAAAATGACCACACTATTGAAACATTTACATAAGGATCAAATGGTAAGATGTGGTCAGTAAAATGGTCGGCTACACCAATGAAAAAAGGGTCAAGAAGTCTAACTTCACTCTTACTCTATCATATGTCTTATCAAACCTAATGTAGATACAAGTCTAAACGAAATCTACCACAACGCATCCTACTAAGTGACGAATAAGTGTGACTATTGAAAATATGTTTGGATGGTCAACAAACATGACTTGTGGAAAAGACA
Proteins encoded in this region:
- the LOC122070874 gene encoding LOB domain-containing protein 1-like — its product is MDSDEFITVMTSSLSFASTSTSSPSPLPSPAPESPPPHPLPLLVVRPCGACKGLRRRCVTTCLLAPYFPPTQPLKFLAVHRVFGACTVSKFLQGIPESRRADAVDSMVYEATIRIRDPVYGCAGVISNLQKLIKQLQMELATTKAQLLIITSQQENLPETSTCMEMKEADQLPTLQQPSLEDFMSCATPYSFQNCENFLWDNSFLPLDDTNNGGI